The genomic DNA TGTCGAGGGTGAAATCAAAATTCAGCTTCGAGACACCGTAGTGCGTCAGGGCCGGTTCTTTGGCGGATTTATTGCCGAAGTGCTCCATGCTGCGGGCGATCATGTCCAGCATTGGGTAGGGCACCGAGCGGATGCGGCATTTGATGCCCAGCTCGTCGATGAGTTTTTGCACGATGCTGCGCAGTGTGCGGTGTTCGCCGTTGGTGATGTTGTATGCCCGCCCGGAGGGCAGCGCGTCGCACAACGGCTGGCTCGCCAGCCACATCGCGTGAACGGCATTTTCGTAATAGGTCATGTCCACCAGTGCCTCACCGCCGCGCGGCAACAGCACGCTGCCGTAGTGATGCATCATCTGCGCCAGACGGGGGATGAAAACTTTGTCATGGGGGCCGAACAGGCTCTGCGGGCGCAAAATCGTAAAACGGGTGTTGGGGTTGGCCTGCGCCAGCATCTGGATGACTTCTTCGCTTGCGGCCTTACTGCGGGCAAATTCATTGGCAAAACGGTGTGGACGAAAGTCTTCCTGAATATCCCGGTGA from Trabulsiella odontotermitis includes the following:
- a CDS encoding NAD-dependent epimerase/dehydratase family protein — encoded protein: MKVLVTGATSGLGRNAVEYLRNKGISVRATGRNEAMGTLLMKMGAEFVHADLTELVSSQAKVMLAGVDTLWHCSSFTSPWGTQQAFDLANVRATRRLGEWAVAWGVRNFIHISSPSLYFDYHHHRDIQEDFRPHRFANEFARSKAASEEVIQMLAQANPNTRFTILRPQSLFGPHDKVFIPRLAQMMHHYGSVLLPRGGEALVDMTYYENAVHAMWLASQPLCDALPSGRAYNITNGEHRTLRSIVQKLIDELGIKCRIRSVPYPMLDMIARSMEHFGNKSAKEPALTHYGVSKLNFDFTLDTTRAQDELGYQPVISVDEGIMRTAAWLRDHGKLHR